Below is a window of Haloterrigena alkaliphila DNA.
TCGCCAGCGTGTCGTCGTCGAGGCGCTGAAGGTCGCGCATGAACTGGTCGTAGCGATCGTTCGGCGCGAGGTAGAGCAGCTGGGTCATCAGCAGTCGCTTGCGCTGGTTGGGCGCGACGTCGCGGTGCCAGAGGGTGTCGTACACCTCGAGGTTCTCCGCGGTCGGCTCGATGTCGTGTTTGAGACAGCTATCGACCGCGGCGGCGGCCATGCGACCGGACTGCATGCACTTGTTGATCCCTTCGCCCCAGAGCGGGTCGACCGTCGGGACGGTGTCGCCGATGGCCATGAACCGGTCGGTGTGCATCCGCTCGGGCAACTGGATGTGCGCCGAGCCCCGGTGTTGTTTCCCCTCGAGGGCCGTCGCGTCGGCGAATCGCGGGTCCGTCTCGAGCCAGTGCTCGAGGTAGTCGTCGATCCCGAAATCGTCGCGCGCGTACTGCTTGTGGCTGCCGTTCTGGATGTAACAGAGACCGACCTTGGCGGTGTCCTCGCCCGTGTGGAAGATCCACGAGTAGCCGCCGGGGGCGATATCGTGGTCGAGTCGGAGCATCATCGCGTCGCGGAGGTCGGCGAACCCGGGGCGGTCGATGTCGATCCCCTCGAACTCGTACTCGATCCCGATCGCGTGGTTCTCGCGTTTGAGATCGACGACGTCGAGTTTCTTCGCCAGCGGCGCGGACGGTCCCGTCGCGTCGATGACAATGTCGCCGTAGACCTCCTCGTCGCCGTTGTACCTGACGCCGGCGATCTGTCCGTTCTCCATGATCGGGGCGGTGACGCGCGCGTCGAAGCGGTACTCCGCGCCCTCCTCGCGGCTGTCGGCGACGAGGAACCGCTTGAAATCGGCGAACTCGAGGACCGCCCCGGCCTGCTCGCGGACGTAGTGGTCGTGTGGCGACTCGAGGACGACCTTGTCGGTGTACTGCATGACGACGTCGTCCGGAATCCCGAACGAGGCCATCATCGACGGGAACGTCCCCGCGGTGGACTTGTTACTCTGGCGCGGGAACTCGTCTTCCGACTCGGTCTCGAGGACCACGACGTCGTAGCCCCGCGCGGCGAGATCGCGTGTACACTGGCCGCCGGCCGGGCCGGCGCCGGCGATGACCACATCGTAGCGGTTGTTCATACTGGCGTGACTATTTCGGAGCCTCATTAGTTTATTCAGTCGCGGTTGAGTTTCCGTTCTCGAGCGAACGACAGTGAAGAGATACTGTCGGCGTTGACGCATCGATTCGATCGGGCGGGCGATTCGACTCGAGGCGGCCTCGTCCGTCGGCGAGTGGCCTCAGCGGACGATCGTTACGGGAACCGGCGAGCGGCGGGCGATCCGCTCCGCGACGCTCCCGAGCAGGACCCGCGAGACGCCCGTCCGGCCGTGACTGCCGACGACGATCCGGTCGATCACGCGGTCGGCGGCGTGGTCGACGACGGCATTCGCCGGTTCCCCGACCAGCAACGCCGTCTCGACCTCGCAGTCGTGCTCGGCCGCGCGCTCGCGGGCCGTCTCGAACAGGTCGGCCGCCTGCTCCCGGTGGCGTTCCTGAACCCCGTCCGCGCCGAGGTGAGCGACCTCGCCGTACCCGCTTCGGTTGGGATCCACGACGTGGGCGACGACGATCCCCGACTCGGGCCGCTCCGCGAGCGCGAACTCGAGGGCGGCCCAGCCCGGATCCGAGTCGTCGAGGGCGACGAGCAGCGTCATGTGAATCTGTTGGAACGGGGACCACTTGAGTGATTCCGTCGCACCCGTCGCTCGCGCGGGCGCCGCCGACTCGATGTGCGATCGATCCGTCGAAACCCGATTCGTCCGAGCGGCCCCCCGCGAGCGTGCAGGCGAGCGTCCCCGTCATCTCGAGCGGCGACGGCGTGACGGTCGCCGCTGGTGGAGTGTTCGAAACGCGATAGCGTCCGTACCCGCTCGGCCCCGTTCGTTATCCGGGGAGTACGGACGATCAGTCCGGCGTTTCCCGCCCGACGTCGGGGACTCGTTGGCGGACAAGCCGGGATTGGACCCCGAGCGGTCGGGGAGACGGAGCGAGTCGATGAGCACCGGATCGGGACTCGAGGCGAGCGACGGCGAACCCGACGCGGTTCGTTCGCGTCGAGGGACGGCGATCCGCGGTTCGTTCGCCTCGAGAGGCGGCGCTCGTTTCCGCGACGGTCGTGCTTGCACAGCCAACGGATGCTATAACGGGGGTGGGGAGAATACGGTTGTGAAACTCTAGCACGATGAGCACAAAGAGACCACGAAAGGCCGACATCCTGCGGCCGATACAGAACACGTCGTCGAAGTACTTCGTGCTGAGCGCCGTCGCGGGGTTGGCGTTCCTTATCTTCCTCATCGGGTGGGGGTACCAGCTGTACGAGGGGATGGTCGTGACCGGGCTGTCGGACTGGGGGAGCGGCGGCGGGGTCACCTGGGGCGTCTACATCGGCGCGTTCATCTGGTGGGTCGGCATCGCCCACGGCGGGATCATCCTCTCGGCCGCCGTCCGGTTGCTCGGAATGGATCGGTACATGCCGGTCGCTCGCCTCGCGGAACTGCTGACGATCGCCGGCCTCTCGGCGGCCGGCTTCTACATCATCGTCCACCTCGGACGGCCCGACCGCATGGTCACCAGCATCATCACCCACTATCACATCACGATCCACGGATCGCCGCTGGTGTGGGACGTGACCGTCATCACGGCCTACTTCGTGCTGACCGCGACCTATCTCGCCCTGACGCTTCGCTACGACGTGAGCCGACTCCGGGACGACCTGCCGGATACGTTCGATCCGCTCTACCGGTTCATGACGATCGGGTACAGCGAACGGGAGGACGCCATCGTCCAGCGGATGGTCTGGTGGCTCGCGCTGGCCATCATCATCATGGCGCCGCTCCTGCTCCACGGCGGCGTCATTCCGTGGCTGTTCGCCCTGATCCCCTCGATGCCGACGTGGTTCGGCGCGGTCCAGGGGCCGCAGTTCCTCACCATCGCGCTCACTTCGGCGATCAGCGGCGTGATCCTCCTCTCCTACGCCTTCCGCTGGGCCTACGACTGGGATCACATCATCACCGACGACGTCTTTCGGGGCCTGTTACTGTGGCTCGGCTTCTTCTGCCTGCTCTTCCTCTGGCTGCAGCTGCAACAGCTCACCACCGGACTGTTCGTGGCGCCCGTCGACGTGACCCACGCGGCCGAGGCCCGAATTCACCACCCCGTCTACATCCTCTCGATGGGGCTGGTCTTCTCCACGCTCG
It encodes the following:
- a CDS encoding universal stress protein, coding for MTLLVALDDSDPGWAALEFALAERPESGIVVAHVVDPNRSGYGEVAHLGADGVQERHREQAADLFETARERAAEHDCEVETALLVGEPANAVVDHAADRVIDRIVVGSHGRTGVSRVLLGSVAERIARRSPVPVTIVR
- the nrfD gene encoding NrfD/PsrC family molybdoenzyme membrane anchor subunit is translated as MSTKRPRKADILRPIQNTSSKYFVLSAVAGLAFLIFLIGWGYQLYEGMVVTGLSDWGSGGGVTWGVYIGAFIWWVGIAHGGIILSAAVRLLGMDRYMPVARLAELLTIAGLSAAGFYIIVHLGRPDRMVTSIITHYHITIHGSPLVWDVTVITAYFVLTATYLALTLRYDVSRLRDDLPDTFDPLYRFMTIGYSEREDAIVQRMVWWLALAIIIMAPLLLHGGVIPWLFALIPSMPTWFGAVQGPQFLTIALTSAISGVILLSYAFRWAYDWDHIITDDVFRGLLLWLGFFCLLFLWLQLQQLTTGLFVAPVDVTHAAEARIHHPVYILSMGLVFSTLAFIFAQTIRPTLFTKKRAVVAGLAVLSGTLMEKILFVAEGLLHPTFDIYAATPGEYFPSLIELSSITGTIGMVTLFFLTVTKVFPVVELHAIEHLQEEQSHDDTVTHDD
- a CDS encoding digeranylgeranylglycerophospholipid reductase, which produces MNNRYDVVIAGAGPAGGQCTRDLAARGYDVVVLETESEDEFPRQSNKSTAGTFPSMMASFGIPDDVVMQYTDKVVLESPHDHYVREQAGAVLEFADFKRFLVADSREEGAEYRFDARVTAPIMENGQIAGVRYNGDEEVYGDIVIDATGPSAPLAKKLDVVDLKRENHAIGIEYEFEGIDIDRPGFADLRDAMMLRLDHDIAPGGYSWIFHTGEDTAKVGLCYIQNGSHKQYARDDFGIDDYLEHWLETDPRFADATALEGKQHRGSAHIQLPERMHTDRFMAIGDTVPTVDPLWGEGINKCMQSGRMAAAAVDSCLKHDIEPTAENLEVYDTLWHRDVAPNQRKRLLMTQLLYLAPNDRYDQFMRDLQRLDDDTLAKANRGDVRSILRLFELDDLPMLAEFAKQRLGFDDLL